The genomic window agtttgtGAATCTGcattgtgtttcttttgttgttgtttgtgatTCAAGTGTGGAGaagattgatgatgaaaatatTTGGAGGTtgataatatgtttatataagAGTTAACATAAGCCATCGAGCTTGAATATTCAAAATCTATGATTCGAAAAAGTGGTCAAATAAACAATGCCAAGTGGATGCGTTGGAGACGCCACCACAAGGGGCTTAGCAGTGAAATGGACCCACCCAGATGTCTTTCAATGAACAAAATCTTAtccttttgaaaaaatattataatggATTCGAGTAATAATAATTGGTTGATTATATTATGTGTTTCTTGTCCCCTTCTCTACGAAACATTGTGAATTTTAATGTCTCGTgtacaaaaaaacacattgaCAAGCTTAGTTGATATCACGAACTCGTTTTTGGATGCAAAAAAGTTACTCTGTTTTATGACTTTATCATCTCAAATTATTAAATaggtatatttttaaataccaaataaataaaatttacattttcttgtGCTACGATACGACGGCGGGAACGATCGCACCTTTCAATGGTATGATTAGTGGGCCGGGCCTTTTATAGCCCAAATACCTAGCCCATAACTCAACTCGGGGGTTTAATGTAATTTATATTGTTAATAAACTTCGTCCCTCTCATTGCGTCACCGAGATTCTCACCGGACCTCTGCTTATTAAATCTTCGTCTGTAAATCCATTTAAAggttattattttgtttctgagTTACTTCGTCTCGCCCTCTTGTTAAGATGCTGcaaaaatgaattaaagaaTCGTTTTACACTTTTGTTGGTGTTGTGGTTGCCTTCGTTATTGCATCGTAGGAACGAGAGATTTTGTGaattaggttttagggtttcggaatTCAGGGTTTTAACCATTTAGGGTTTATCAGAATTGTTAATTTCTATAATCGTTTCTCTGAAATTGGATGAAATCATTAATCgtatcaatattgaaaaatttGGGAATTCAATAATCACTCTATAGAATAGAAGCTGAAACGATGGTGAAAGGTTTAGTATGATGTTGGTACATACATACAACGAAAACATGGAGTGGCTTATGGTACTAATTAGAGTCTTTGAAATTGAGCTTAAGCAAACAAAGTATCCATAGCTTCACTTTTTTTCTGGCTTCGTTGTGGTTTGATTTGTGCATGAAGATGTAGGTTAACATGGAGATGTACAGGATTAGGAAGATTGACTATACCACTTATCaaatcttttcctttttccccTTCAACCAATAATGCTTTATTTGATTCTGAGCCTATTTGTTTGTTGGAATCTGTTAGACTAGAGATGGATTTGGATCCAAAGAAGTTTGCTGCACTATTGGACAAAATTGAAGCTGAAGCTGATGAGTTTCTATTAGCTCGAAATCAGGTACTCGGGAATCTGCTTTGGTAGTATCTAGTTGGAAATATTCACTACTTCGTAATTTATATGTGATTGACAGATTGAGGAAAGCACAAGATTTTTCAATCTATTGTTGTCTGCAACTTATTTTGTCTTGTGAGAAAACAGATATTATATGATATGTATTGTTGTTAGGtcaataagtttttttaaccaaaatggAGCTTGTAATATGTGTAATAGATGGTGGAGAATGACAAGGAGAGGAATGCAAACCGAGAGGCTCTTACAGCACTAAGGAAGAGAGCTCGGACAACAAAGACTAGTGTTATGTCTCCATTTGATTCTATGATGAAGGATATCCATGGGAGCTCAACGAAACCTTTGGTCCAAGAAGTTTGCTCCACATGTGGATCCCATGACTCTAGTGAACCCACCTGGATGATGCTCCCAGGAGCTGATCTTTTTGCTGCAATTCCGTTTCATGCTGTGCATACAATGCTAGAGAAAGGTATCATCTTTGTTTACATTTATTTGCTACTCTCATTTAGAGACTAGTGCAGTTTCCTCATGAGAAAACGGCCTACTTGTTACTAtgtgaagatgaagagaaaatggaGTTTGAATCGAAGAAGTTACAGAGCTTAGTGAAGGAAAAAGCTCTGTTTATATCGGAACTAGGGGCTCTTGCTGATGGTATTTCTCCTGGCGTTATCAGATCGTTGGTGGCTTTAGAGGACAAACCTTAAGTTAAGTAGAAGAAGTAGAACAATGTTAGTTTGTCACAAAAAGGATATGTTCATTGATTCTCTTGTATGATGGGAAAAGTCATTATccttaatattaattaaaatcacaaaactttCCTTGTGTCTTTTGATGATTGCTTTCCActgattaatatttttaccaaaagTCTTGGATAAGTTTGCTAAACAGATGATATTATTggtataaatttgttttaaattatattgacAATTGTTTCTCTCaactataaatttgtttataatctcTCCCACTTATAATCGGAAACCAATCTTTATACGGTGGGTTTGAATTTCTGttgaagaaagaggagaagcTGCCAAAAGAGGACCGAGATCAAGtcaaatatcttcttttgcaACAAgacaaaattagggtttatccATAAACAATTCCCAGAAGTTCTCTTGTGGAATTCAAAATCCCTGAAATCATATAATCTCTCTATTCAAAACATTTGCTCTTGCAAAAGCTTAAACATCACAGCTTCCTCAGGTTTGAACCTTCTCTATCtgtaaagtttgaaactttgaataatatgcgtttttttgtttggttccaTCTGTTTTTGACCTTTTCTCGATATTTTCAGGTGATTCTTCGAAAACCCAGCAAAAAAGTCAGATTCTTTCTATTGGAATCAACAAAGGTCCGATGAATTCATATCTCTTCCGCGTAATCTGTATACTCCATTCGATTATCGCACTCACAAGTGGAACTCTGATGATGTTCTACACAGAGAAAGCTTCGATCTTTGGACATGGTAGTGATATAGCAAACAAGCTCAAAGGATCAACACCTCACGACGAGCAGCTTATTCAGATTTCTCAGTCATTCTCTGGTTTGCTTCTCTTTGCTATCGGATTGGTGCTTTTCATGGTGTCGTTTGTGAAAGACAGAGAGTTTCATAGCTTCTTTGCAGCTGGTTCTGTGATTCTCTATATGGTTATGGCTTTATGGAGAGTTATGTTTGAGTGGAAGATTGAAGATCTTGCTTTTGAATGTCCCAAGCAAGCCCTTGGAGATATTGCTTTAGCTGTCTCATGGGTTTTCTTCCTCGTTTATACATGGAGAGAGAAGTatgattgatgttttttttttttttcttaaactattGTCGGTTTTTATAGATTCAGATGATCAAGTGTCAATGAAATAGAGGAATTGTCAATGaaaatggtttgttttttcaactGTGAAAACATCACAAGTCTTAGGTTCCTTCATTCTTGAAACTTATTTTGTAAATCTGTGTAAATACTCTGTTTGAGTGAAATTCTCATTTGtgaaacattgtttttttttctgcaagTATTTCAATATGTTGGCAAGGTACTACAATCTAGAAACAAAGATGGAGATGAGCAAACTACAGCAGTTTCCAATAAGGGATAATAAGTTCATCTGCTATAAAAGGAATGGTTCTGTGGACAATTAAACTCATAGGAAGTCCAACTCCATaagcttcatcatcatcaatgtaGATTGAAGCGTAATGAGAATAAGCAGCTAATATCAGGATCACAAAACTTCCACTCCCTAATGTCTCTCCTCTGCCAAGCAAAGATTGTAGCTTTCTTTCGTTTCAGCCTTACCCTGAGTCTCAGTATCTGTAAAATCTCTTTGCAAGTGCTAAAAAACATTATGTTTCATCTTCCACAAGCTATAACTCTCCATCTGTGTGAGAGATGTTGAATTGCTGCAATCTGCCAATCTTTGGATCCATTACTATCTCCATTTGTTGTCAGTGACTCAGTGCTAAAACAAATGGGCCTAGCCCACTTTAGACCAATCAGATGGGCTCGTAGCTAAATTCGATGCTTGTGTATAGTAGaacattcaaaaacaaaacaaaaaaaatcgtatTTGGTGGTGGCTTGTTTGCTTTTGAATTCGCCTCCTTGTTCAACCTGAAGCCAAGTGTTCTTCTTTCCTTTCGAACCTGTCGCCGACATTTTCACCGGTTCTCTGCTCTTTGATTCTTCCTCTGCAAATTCATTCAaaggtttcttttttctttttcctctttttgaGAATTTTATGTCGAGAATTGTAAGATGctgcaaaggaaaaaaagggAACATTTTTCGCAGATTTGATTTGCTTGCTTGCTCGTTGAATTGAATTGTTACCCAATTGGCTTATGagtttggtgttgttgttatcTTATTGATGAGATTTCGTAATTTAAGGTCAGGGTTTTGAGATTCAGGGTTTTAAGTCGTCTGATGTTTCTTAGGGTTTATCAgaagttcaatttttttagaTGTTCAGATGGGTTTATgcgtttttaaattttgattgaaaaatctcgaatttaatataataacCACTCGTAAGTATTTTCAAGCCACTCATTTCGTGATCACAAGTTCTCAATAAAAGTCTTTGTGGTAGATTTATGCAGTCATTGTTTTCGATTTCTTACCAAGTAGACTATTGTCATGGAATTCTATACATTTGTTAGCTCTTATTGAGCTTGGTTTTTGAGAACCAAGTATATTATTTCGatctttgtttgtgtttgcttATGAGCACATCCCAAGGTTTAAGGACTTGATATTTGATCTTTAAGATCGCTTCTTTAACAGATGAATGATAAGTTAGGATTTGAAGGAGAATTTAGGCGATGTGAGTATGTGACTTATGTTTATGCCATTTGTTCTTTAtcatgttcattttttttaccgtgttctttttttcgttGTCTACAGGATGACTGATCAGCCAGCACAAAATGGATTGATTCCTCCACCCACTTCAGAGCCAAGCAAGGCTGCTGCCTCAGCAGAGACGAAACCAAAGAAGAGGATATGTTGTGCTTGCCCTGATACCAAGAAGCTGAGAGATGAGTGCATTGTCGAGCATGGTGAATCGGCTTGCACTAAATGGATCGAGGCTCATAAAATTTGTCTCCGAGCAGAAGGTTTCAACGTctgatacttttttttctttttctaatacGTAATTTGATGGATCATCAAAAGGAATGAGCAACAGAAGATTGTTCATCACCCGGTATGGGTTTAGGGTATAAAAGCAAGAGATAATGTATGCATTTGATACAAAATCCCATTTTGATGCGattgataataaaaagaaaccatCTTTTCAATTATCTTGCAagtttctttagttttataGGGAAGGGAAAGAAGGGTCATAACCCATTACATCACACCATACTAGAGAGTAGTAATAAGAGAGACATGAGCTCAATAGATGAGCCCACATCAACTTTTATTCATATTACATTTTGATTAAAGAAGCTTCATTAGTTGGGGCAGCAAGTGCAGTTGACGCAGCTGCAAGAGGAGCCGCACTTGCACTTGCAATTTGCGTTGTTCTCCTCGGCACCAACGTCCATGATCATGGCCTCCTTGTAGctgcaaaacaaataaattgttCCATCATTATGAATATGATCTCGTTGTATCATTACTATTACAAACATGTCATTTGTTATTACCTCTCCTGAGTCTCGACGATGTCGAAGGTGTAGCTGGTTCCCTTCTTTCTACAGTCACAGAGTAACAAAGCATAGGTCAATCAAGATCTAGAGCAACATAAGATTTACAGAAGACAAAGATTATAGTTTCAGACACAGATCAAGCATCAAGATCCAAAAACAGAGAGGTTTCACTCTGCTGTTGGCTCAACAAAATCGATAACTCAACGAATCAGAAACAGGGTCtttctcaaaaaaagaaacagaggacaCTTACACGCACTGGGTCTTGTCAGCACAGTCGCAGCTTCCGCAGTTGCTTGACATGATTGAGTTTTTGAAAAGGCTTTAAAGGATGTTTAGTTATGAAGTGTTTGagttcttgtttgttgttgttgttgttgttctgttttgtgATCCGATGGCTATGTAATTTATAGAAGGATAGAGAGAGTGGAGAATCTCTGCAAATTATGTGACAACCGAATCTTTTTTGGGTTATGGAGAGAAAAGCCTTTCGTTGCCAACCTCTCGTGTCCATTTCACTCCTTTTTTCCCACTATATTCGTTattcttccctttttttgtagtaatccattacaactctttttttatataacaaatttggAATATAGTTGATTAACaactgaaatcaaaatatatgaattttagCATATGTAGTTGGAATTACTATTAGTATAAATAATCTagttgaaatatttaaatagaGGCGTGCTCCTCAAATCATAGGTGACAATTTAAAGTCGTTGCCTCCCAGACAAAATTGTGACGTACTCGTGAACAAGATTTAAAGTTTTGAACaagatctttgtttttataatagaTCAATTTTAAATCTATACTCCTATGATTCGGGGTAATTTTAACTTTGCGAAACTCATGATTACTCAAAGATTCCAAAAGGATATGATTTGAATGTAGTGCTCTATATCCTTTTTCccaaatatgaaatatgaCTAGTGTCCTACTGATGATTAAGCTTATTTCCAATAGAATCCAAATACAATCATTAGAAGAATAAAAGTTGATTTATCTAATCTAAGTTcaaatacaatattttatgGGAGAACTAACATTATTTGATGCATGACTATTTTTGTTTCGTAAGATATATCTTGTTtccccaaaaaagaaaaagaagaagattatatcgaaatcatttttttttaatcattgaGGAAAGATTGTAGATAACTAAAAACCATTCTGTTCCATTTTAAACTCTTTCACTTAGATTATCCTTATAATATTCACTTGCGTTTGTGTACATTGTCTGAATTCTGAAATATTAATGTCCTCGGCATTTCTTAcataaacatcattttttcaGTCACGAAATGACGAATATGTCCCAAGAAGAATGAGCAAAGAAATGCATGTCGTTTTGTGAATAAAAATCTATCCACTAACTTGCAAAGACCAAAAAGATGGCTTTCTGTCTCTTTcaacttttattaatttggttctctaatttgaaaattagcAGAGCATATGTTTCAGAAATTAGTGacttaataaaacaaacaacttcATTATCCTCAACTACAGTAGATTACAAAGCCTGTGATGACTGATGACTATCTCATGTTTATTTTTCGATCAAAAAGTTCgactgtttcttttgtttgtttgttttcttcttttaacttatgttatgttatcatgtttgtttcttttgtttatttttactGATGATGCCCATTTGTAAAAGCCCATAACATAAGAAATAATGTACATAGGCCCAAAATAAGACCAGCatggatctctctctctctctccttttttcttttgttttaaaaaaatctcttttctaatttttttaaaaaaatctcttttcaaacaaaaaaaaagagataaattttgtaaaaaaatcaataacgACATATGTCAGTATGTCACACcagtttaattattttaaatttaaattaatacatttttattacTTACTGTattcaacttttctttttatatatctaaacaaacttcatctttttttttgttgttattaacAAACTTAATCTATTAATAGCTGAAAGTAAGAATAAGATAATGGGCcaaaacacaaataataataGCACTATAACATTGATGATCATTGATAATAGCACTATTACATCTTTTTTTACATTGATTGATCATTCATTTACTggtctttttatttaaaataaatttataatttaatcaatGATACTAGTCAGATTCATCGTActtctttagaaaaaatatcagTGTATTCTTTATAACTTAAAAAACAACTCAATTATATCTTCTCATTAGATTTGCTATGATTATTCTgttactataaaaaaaaaaaacggaaccaaaaaaatagttcCCAACCGTTGGATTAACCCAATAACTTGTTTATCTCACATCGAACGGTTCTAAAATCATAGCCTTGGTCGAAATCACCTAACCTTGTTGTTTAAGCTCGGTCTATTTCGTCTACAGCAGCAGACCACACTAGTACTAGTAGTACCTTCATCATCACcgttaaataataatttccaATATAAACTTCAATCGCAACCGTCAATGTAAAAAGTGGGCCCCATATGCGTAGACTTTCCGTATTGACTTGTTGAATAAAAACGCACAAAttggaaaattttcattaatcatcactgttttaatTTAggtctttaatttattaagaTTTAGGAttaatagagagaaagaggaattGGTTTTAAGTGTTAAGAGAGAAAAGCCTTTGCGCAATCTCACTGTGTGTTGGTATATATTACGGCGCCAAGGTTTCTTTgatcgatttcttcttcttcttctggaaaATTATCTCGTTTTCCGTTTTTAGTTCTTTGAGTTTGGGATCGTTCAATGGAGCCCAACGTAGTGGAGATCGCTACTCCTCCTGCCGCTTCTTGCTCGAGAATTCGAACGCCAACAAAGGTTATTACTTTACctaattgaattgaatttgatCGGATTTTAATCTCTAGAGGGTAATTCTGTTTAACTGTGTCTTAAATTCACTGATTTACCTAATTTGAagttaaaattgattttgggGATTGTGTGATTGTGTGATCATCAATCTGGGTTTTGAGGTCTTTGTtgatttattggttttagtgAGTCATCATCGTTGATTTTGCTGATGTGTGATTGGggtcttttgttttgttggctCACTTGcattatgttttttatttgtgtatgTTCTCTTTGAAGGATCGTCATTCGTTTCGGCGATCACTTTCTAACGTTTCATGTTTCTGATCACTAGAAATTGACTGTTAAAGTTGTTATagacttgtttttgttatgtaatGTGATGTCAAGTCTATGaatgttttgtctttggttCTTTGTGATAACTATTTTGCTCTTTGGTGGCTTTGCTATTCAATTGgatattattatgtttatcTTACTCTGGATTTTGGGTGGGATCATGAACTTGTAGGCTGAAACTCCAGAAGTGATTGATGTGGAGGAATATGATTTGCAAAACGGTGGTGTTCCTAATGGCAACAATGTTGATTATAAGAACAAAGGGAAGGCTATAGACTTTGATTCCATGTCTTACGGTGActatggtgaagaagatgagtatGCTGTGGTAAATGTTtgaattttcgttttttcttttcttctaatgaGTCTACTTACGTTGTCACAACTAAAAggtcttttttaaaaattattctaGGGATCTCCTGGTGATGATTATGGTTATCCTGAATCATCTCCACTATCAAATAGTTTGTTAGACCCAGAGTCTTTGATCTATGAAGACGACGAAAACTATTCCGAACAATATGACTTTGAAATGGAGGCGGAGCCTGATAATTACTCCATGTATCAAGACCTTTTCGATGGTAAGGATATCCCAACTGGTGTGGAGGTTTCAATGGATTGGTTTCCAAATTCAGCTGACAAGGAATCAGCGAGTAGTAGCAAATCGTCTCATGCTAATAACGGGAATAACAGTTCCAAGAAAGCAACAAAAGCAAGTGGAATCCATTCTCAATTTTCTTCAGATATGGAAACCCCTGTAGCTCAACCATGGAATGCTTTACCGCACAAAGCTGAAGGAGTCATACCAAACTCTGCTTATGCCTTGCCACAGAACAGCAAGGCTTTTCAACCACCTTACGCTGTCCACTATTCAGCCCTTAAAACTGCTTTTTCCAATTATCTTCAGCCTCAGACTCCTGATACCGTATTGGGGGAGGCTCCAGCTCCTGCTGCAGGTTCTTCTGGTTTATTGCCACCAAACACACCCGGTTTTAAAAGTAATGCTGCTCGGTTTAAAGAGGAGCCGCCTATATTACCTCCGGATGATTCCAGAGTTAAGAGAAATATGGAGGATTATCTTGggctttatttgtttttcaaaagatTTGACATCGTCGAAGATTTTTCAGATCACCACTATGCTTCTAAGGGAACAACTTCAAAGCAGGTTGCCAGATGAGCATAAGTTAATCTTTATAATGGAATGcttcttatgttttttcaagatttaacttttttctttgtcttatCAGCATTCAAAGGATTGGGCGAAAAGGATCCAAGACGAGTGGAGAATTCTTGAGAAAGATTTACCAGGTTGGTATACACGCTGTCTTATACAACAATCTCTGTGGCTTTTATCagtaattttttcttacattcttTGTTATTGGAACAGAGATGATATTTGTCAGAGCTTATGAATCTAGGATGGATCTTTTAAGGGCTGTAATTATCGGAGCCCAAGGAACTCCCTACCATGATggtctcttcttttttgatatCTTCTTCCCGGATACATACCCTTCTACGCCACCGGTAAGTCAACTGAACTTTCTcaagttgagttttttttattgttttctaaagGTTGTCTCATTTGATATGTGAATTTCCTCTTGGTTTTACAAGATTGTTCATTACCATTCTGGTGGGCTAAGAATCAACCCAAATCTGTACAATTGTGGGAAAGTGTGTCTGA from Arabidopsis thaliana chromosome 3, partial sequence includes these protein-coding regions:
- a CDS encoding P53/DNA damage-regulated protein (unknown protein; Has 50 Blast hits to 50 proteins in 16 species: Archae - 0; Bacteria - 0; Metazoa - 7; Fungi - 0; Plants - 43; Viruses - 0; Other Eukaryotes - 0 (source: NCBI BLink).), whose product is MDLDPKKFAALLDKIEAEADEFLLARNQMVENDKERNANREALTALRKRARTTKTSVMSPFDSMMKDIHGSSTKPLVQEVCSTCGSHDSSEPTWMMLPGADLFAAIPFHAVHTMLEKDEEKMEFESKKLQSLVKEKALFISELGALADGISPGVIRSLVALEDKP
- a CDS encoding P53/DNA damage-regulated protein is translated as MDLDPKKFAALLDKIEAEADEFLLARNQMVENDKERNANREALTALRKRARTTKTSVMSPFDSMMKDIHGSSTKPLVQEVCSTCGSHDSSEPTWMMLPGADLFAAIPFHAVHTMLEKGIIFVYIYLLLSFRD
- a CDS encoding P53/DNA damage-regulated protein — protein: MVENDKERNANREALTALRKRARTTKTSVMSPFDSMMKDIHGSSTKPLVQEVCSTCGSHDSSEPTWMMLPGADLFAAIPFHAVHTMLEKDEEKMEFESKKLQSLVKEKALFISELGALADGISPGVIRSLVALEDKP
- a CDS encoding uncharacterized protein (unknown protein; FUNCTIONS IN: molecular_function unknown; INVOLVED IN: biological_process unknown; LOCATED IN: endomembrane system; BEST Arabidopsis thaliana protein match is: unknown protein (TAIR:AT1G53035.1); Has 35333 Blast hits to 34131 proteins in 2444 species: Archae - 798; Bacteria - 22429; Metazoa - 974; Fungi - 991; Plants - 531; Viruses - 0; Other Eukaryotes - 9610 (source: NCBI BLink).) yields the protein MNSYLFRVICILHSIIALTSGTLMMFYTEKASIFGHGSDIANKLKGSTPHDEQLIQISQSFSGLLLFAIGLVLFMVSFVKDREFHSFFAAGSVILYMVMALWRVMFEWKIEDLAFECPKQALGDIALAVSWVFFLVYTWREKYD
- the COX17 gene encoding cytochrome c oxidase 17, producing MRFRNLRMTDQPAQNGLIPPPTSEPSKAAASAETKPKKRICCACPDTKKLRDECIVEHGESACTKWIEAHKICLRAEGFNV
- the COX17 gene encoding cytochrome c oxidase 17, producing MMTDQPAQNGLIPPPTSEPSKAAASAETKPKKRICCACPDTKKLRDECIVEHGESACTKWIEAHKICLRAEGFNV
- the COX17 gene encoding cytochrome c oxidase 17, which codes for MFMPFVLYHVHFFYRVLFFVVYRMTDQPAQNGLIPPPTSEPSKAAASAETKPKKRICCACPDTKKLRDECIVEHGESACTKWIEAHKICLRAEGFNV
- the COX17 gene encoding cytochrome c oxidase 17 (cytochrome c oxidase 17 (COX17); FUNCTIONS IN: copper chaperone activity; INVOLVED IN: response to bacterium, response to copper ion; LOCATED IN: mitochondrial intermembrane space; EXPRESSED IN: 22 plant structures; EXPRESSED DURING: 13 growth stages; CONTAINS InterPro DOMAIN/s: Cytochrome c oxidase copper chaperone (InterPro:IPR007745); BEST Arabidopsis thaliana protein match is: Cytochrome C oxidase copper chaperone (COX17) (TAIR:AT1G53030.1); Has 294 Blast hits to 294 proteins in 132 species: Archae - 0; Bacteria - 0; Metazoa - 138; Fungi - 51; Plants - 55; Viruses - 0; Other Eukaryotes - 50 (source: NCBI BLink).) — encoded protein: MTDQPAQNGLIPPPTSEPSKAAASAETKPKKRICCACPDTKKLRDECIVEHGESACTKWIEAHKICLRAEGFNV
- the MT3 gene encoding metallothionein 3 (metallothionein 3 (MT3); FUNCTIONS IN: copper ion binding; INVOLVED IN: cellular copper ion homeostasis; LOCATED IN: cellular_component unknown; EXPRESSED IN: 22 plant structures; EXPRESSED DURING: 13 growth stages.) — protein: MSSNCGSCDCADKTQKKGTSYTFDIVETQESYKEAMIMDVGAEENNANCKCKCGSSCSCVNCTCCPN
- the MT3 gene encoding metallothionein 3 (metallothionein 3 (MT3); Has 268 Blast hits to 268 proteins in 64 species: Archae - 0; Bacteria - 0; Metazoa - 0; Fungi - 0; Plants - 268; Viruses - 0; Other Eukaryotes - 0 (source: NCBI BLink).) encodes the protein MSSNCGSCDCADKTQCVKKGTSYTFDIVETQESYKEAMIMDVGAEENNANCKCKCGSSCSCVNCTCCPN
- the UBC25 gene encoding ubiquitin-conjugating enzyme 25 (ubiquitin-conjugating enzyme 25 (UBC25); FUNCTIONS IN: small conjugating protein ligase activity; INVOLVED IN: regulation of protein metabolic process, post-translational protein modification; LOCATED IN: cellular_component unknown; EXPRESSED IN: 21 plant structures; EXPRESSED DURING: 13 growth stages; CONTAINS InterPro DOMAIN/s: Ubiquitin-conjugating enzyme/RWD-like (InterPro:IPR016135), Ubiquitin-conjugating enzyme, E2 (InterPro:IPR000608); BEST Arabidopsis thaliana protein match is: Ubiquitin-conjugating enzyme family protein (TAIR:AT1G53025.1); Has 6168 Blast hits to 6144 proteins in 365 species: Archae - 0; Bacteria - 0; Metazoa - 2619; Fungi - 1243; Plants - 1332; Viruses - 17; Other Eukaryotes - 957 (source: NCBI BLink).); amino-acid sequence: MEPNVVEIATPPAASCSRIRTPTKAETPEVIDVEEYDLQNGGVPNGNNVDYKNKGKAIDFDSMSYGDYGEEDEYAVGSPGDDYGYPESSPLSNSLLDPESLIYEDDENYSEQYDFEMEAEPDNYSMYQDLFDGKDIPTGVEVSMDWFPNSADKESASSSKSSHANNGNNSSKKATKASGIHSQFSSDMETPVAQPWNALPHKAEGVIPNSAYALPQNSKAFQPPYAVHYSALKTAFSNYLQPQTPDTVLGEAPAPAAGSSGLLPPNTPGFKSNAARFKEEPPILPPDDSRVKRNMEDYLGLYLFFKRFDIVEDFSDHHYASKGTTSKQHSKDWAKRIQDEWRILEKDLPEMIFVRAYESRMDLLRAVIIGAQGTPYHDGLFFFDIFFPDTYPSTPPIVHYHSGGLRINPNLYNCGKVCLSLLGTWSGNQREKWIPNTSTMLQVLVSIQGLILNQKPYFNEPGYERSAGSAHGESTSKAYSENTFILSLKTMVYTMRRPPKYFEDFAYGHFFSCAHDVLKACNAYRNGATPGYLVKGAPDVEENSAGMSSLKFRTDVATFVETVLLKEFILLGVLGLEPEEEEKTPETIIVAESSKCTRSRSKRDRVSSS